The following proteins come from a genomic window of Ictalurus furcatus strain D&B chromosome 12, Billie_1.0, whole genome shotgun sequence:
- the tcf20 gene encoding transcription factor 20 encodes MQNFSNSPATLPPGFPSRGGNLVGSPYPPHISDPQISPRTIEDYAAMQQSQSILQSHGQHPHLRGQQHPGQASHIHGYGSRRGAGEIPQATGSSSNTYRKESMDYFFSMSGRDRNRRGGGGFGAGFGYSNMEYQYRHVSGSGPSSGMMSPYPMDYSTSAATGSGSGNSNSSGSGSFSPTQQFSMAQNASMQPVSGAEMHQRQHSQKYPSHQGLHPGHRAYPLSGHRIPSHFGHYPPLNVPTPSVGMYNSPPQRYEMSSGNMDSKINSPTPNTTPGSVASNNSGHQENAGQSYPSSNHPPYSPQSHPVPKHASRRTAQHSLGAAYDAPLKMQHAPPGLAHPKNHQSSVSLSPAAPHHAQDISKSPMQSQNQQTQMNQNFSPISNPSPVPSAVHSPSCSSSSSPLMGVSEGLGSSASLHSSLLNPRSSHSHIRAQHTMSQLSPTPSSNSSISSCGSVVSSAGNQNRMGVGLRGGQREETSSLYPQDRLSQDPGLNSLNALTSQVANLPNTVQHTMLTDTVLSQKKRRESTHQPLLQQTVSNQQKHRNASAAGRSTANEESGNVLASEPEEASKNHSDHSEHEKARQPDGFSTESKPANYYSVSPNPTQTQTEQSRPGRHLQKDDRVTEGSVKQSFSQVAKPFSQIKAPETQTPSSLSPPCVPPEPSPNASSCAPAPSASSSAASSPTHSVQSNCVIEPDLGHNDEKTGLKEKKTSDIMKVEKHTVKHEELSHQELDNGKNTQTLASVKVERSGPAEQNENEKDDEKNNSQHFLSRTLNTPEQSNSGVGVIVSARSEQNPEGLKQTEVTSHHGTSSDMGKLNYPEEKPSINMFRDSGSHNGDGEIGIETFTAHYDVSPKTEFGQNVSSNHCQAGSYKYCNPEMPYNACMGAKIKVRAGPGSGISANRYQDYHQSQSNFAYVSRKDVGILGVMGKSGIGSRGQDNNLQLQQPYPSLLQEVLQGYHLDRRYCRPEQTSGSHHQPQNMSQHHYHTRLPYRMTENMRPHGMDQSAVGGASIHQQMVTGKHHSQNQGLDHEVGLGLLHPSWDSEAQRPKGDQGISSEKGTITMSPSHSTHIQQSSDPSIVTPPKHINLADYSLPHRKTPSLATPPSAVQQLLLQESDQELSRNSESINQTQSQMSLCSERRSVICDVSPSRRTTSEKERSHCGISGSSVIQHPHSSSVLSEQGCTKEDVKDKEHELEKASKVNAKELGKQLGDGQSVILPKEEPSKSLHAHMEVNSDLHKQSGGKGIIDPSSNALYHSKISSNPLSSPPRCKPYSQAVDGSSAGFPAYGFNDAADGTKMNAHHPSANSFHSLSSPGHVPPSVNKLQAYSHNVPLQHTHGISERFDWSTSSNRHKDVSIHHNSTQNPDQKLSRQHSYPGSHYDMKIWESYTEREGTGNQQLHSLAPSHKSVGSVPASGPKPLEADVSRGITEDSAKSYHSPAAAGLGSSGGSGSSVITPSVPQGHRQNKTGGSAETNPLMMRRRVRSFISPIPAKRQHQDFSGNRGVSSHHSPVAHSESRPVNDISDSSSVDSRPKLASPNAPFQTPCANSPPQAKTKFLPPRKGRGLKLEAIVQKITPNKKASYSNIHADADYSDVSRYSSDIPDPEIGAPFSNAPHRESGCLPYLDEAHALDDLLPYRAEDAYSCDSQVLKQGVTASTGTTLRNLPTDFDFGLGTAGSSGPGPDEGDKDEFTLLGPLPPPPPLPRPVQGSPPPSSSALSDIQQFTNTYQQLETRRGEQSAANLLRQKLQETGMGFDDYPGGDFYGATPPHGQSPGHHLLSRPPHELSSPRTTASDSKLQESFVPKGYFPSGKKKGRPVGSVNKQKRVQVQVPSATSNVMSAPHTPPAGSLPATPQPASNSSMAGEAVIISTLPEEKPCPSLDLAAQNQPVKVEVEGDGDDNQPEMDMKPIKHRQRKGKEVTEGTGSKSRQWRKSRGMSSKEELDPQTVGVGNAGTLQDTRKNIFSPYVHVERKITEIGAVCTVVNSEDEKSKGGGKNGASGVDGISNVSLISQMVRKEREIERMQEKGIDDPNDSVMQSGKSLPTSGYVLPGPVMAETGHTGRLLCCLCQKWANFKNLGDLYGPFYPADYAAKFPKNQPQVRQILSNTGAANAGSNPSSVSTELTVPDIQSVYLPDISSADTSCSVSQTTNPVSPAVSENLPCLSTTTKAPEQNWNLIPEGVLATLDPPELENELTQRRQQKAEDVQQRPQHRKLTSHPRFKRRHKSSEDLPRTIPINSKASLPFQPPPPSLDSLGPLAQLAQLPVVPLDPKELWVHESCIIWTSGVYLVNGRLYGLQEALDGARETSCSHCEMAGSTLGCYSKGCTLRYHYLCAVEADCCLNEDNFSLRCPKHKFPQTSRPAKPAAAHQEQSERG; translated from the coding sequence atgcagaacTTTTCCAACAGTCCTGCCACTCTGCCTCCAGGATTTCCCAGCAGGGGTGGGAACTTGGTTGGTTCCCCATATCCACCCCACATATCAGATCCTCAGATATCTCCAAGGACTATTGAAGATTACGCTGCCATGCAGCAATCGCAATCTATTCTCCAAAGTCATGGGCAGCACCCACACCTACGTGGGCAGCAGCATCCTGGACAAGCGTCCCATATCCATGGCTATGGATCCAGGCGAGGTGCTGGAGAGATACCACAGGCTACTGGAAGCAGTAGCAACACTTACCGAAAGGAAagcatggattattttttttcaatgagtGGCCGAGACAGGAacagaagaggaggagggggtTTTGGAGCAGGGTTTGGGTACTCAAACATGGAATACCAATACAGGCATGTTTCTGGGTCTGGGCCATCCTCTGGCATGATGTCCCCTTACCCCATGGACTACAGCACCAGTGCTGCTACTGGCAGTGGCAGTGGAAATAGTAATAGCAGTGGTAGTGGTTCATTTTCACCCACACAGCAGTTTAGTATGGCCCAGAATGCATCAATGCAGCCAGTTTCAGGTGCTGAAATGCACCAGCGTCAGCATAGCCAAAAATATCCCTCACACCAGGGGTTACACCCAGGCCATCGGGCCTATCCTCTGTCTGGACACAGAATACCATCTCACTTTGGGCATTACCCTCCTCTTAATGTGCCCACACCATCAGTTGGAATGTACAACTCTCCACCCCAACGGTATGAGATGAGCAGTGGAAACATGGACTCCAAAATCAACTCGCCCACTCCCAACACCACTCCAGGTTCTGTAGCTTCAAACAACTCTGGGCACCAAGAGAATGCAGGACAGAGCTACCCCTCTTCTAACCATCCACCTTATTCACCACAGTCCCATCCTGTTCCCAAACATGCCTCTCGCCGCACTGCTCAGCATAGTCTTGGAGCAGCCTATGATGCCCCATTGAAGATGCAGCATGCACCTCCTGGCCTCGCACACCCTAAAAACCATCAGTCCTCTGTGTCTTTAAGTCCTGCTGCACCACACCATGCTCAGGACATTTCCAAATCTCCCATGCAGTCCCAAAACCAGCAGACTCAGATGAATCAAAATTTCAGCCCAATTTCTAATCCATCTCCTGTTCCATCTGCTGTCCACTCTCCAAGCtgcagctcctcctcctccccacTGATGGGTGTTTCAGAAGGGCTGGGTAGTTCTGCATCATTGCACTCCTCACTTTTAAATCCCCGCAGCAGTCACAGCCATATTAGAGCCCAACATACCATGTCACAGCTTAGCCCAACTCCTAGTTCTAATAGCAGTATTAGTAGTTGTGGTAGCGTAGTGAGCTCTGCTGGTAATCAAAATCGAATGGGAGTGGGTCTACGGGGTGGACAACGGGAAGAAACTTCATCCTTGTACCCACAGGACAGGCTCTCGCAAGACCCTGGGCTGAATAGTCTAAATGCCCTCACATCCCAAGTGGCTAATTTGCCCAATACAGTACAACATACAATGCTAACAGACACTGTGCTCTCtcagaagaaaagaagagagagtaCACATCAGCCTCTCCTGCAGCAGACAGTTAGCAATCAGCAGAAACATAGAAATGCTAGTGCTGCTGGTCGAAGCACAGCAAATGAGGAAAGTGGAAATGTTTTGGCATCTGAGCCAGAGGAGGCAAGTAAGAATCACAGTGACCATTCAGAACATGAAAAAGCGAGACAACCAGATGGGTTTAGCACTGAATCTAAACCTGCTAACTACTACTCAGTATCTCCAAATCCGACACAAACTCAGACAGAACAAAGTCGTCCTGGTCGGCATCTACAAAAGGATGACAGAGTCACAGAGGGGTCAGTCAAACAATCATTTAGTCAGGTTGCAAAACCTTTTTCACAGATTAAGGCACCAGAAACCCAAACTCCGTCATCTTTATCTCCACCCTGTGTTCCTCCAGAACCAAGCCCAAATGCATCTTCTTGTGCACCTGCTCCCTCAGCCTCATCATCTGCTGCATCCTCTCCTACTCATTCTGTACAATCAAATTGTGTAATTGAACCTGATCTTGGTCACAATGATGAAAAAACTGGACTGAAGGAGAAAAAGACTTCAGATATTATGAAAGTCGAAAAACACACAGTTAAACACGAAGAGCTTTCTCATCAAGAACTGGACAATGGCAAAAATACTCAGACCTTGGCCAGTGTAAAGGTGGAACGATCAGGCCCAGCTGAACAAAATGAGAATGAGAAGGATGACGAGAAAAACAATTCACAGCATTTTCTTAGTAGAACTTTAAACACTCCAGAACAGTCTAATTCTGGGGTTGGTGTTATTGTTTCTGCACGGTCTGAACAAAATCCTGAGGGACTTAAGCAAACAGAGGTTACATCTCACCATGGCACTTCATCGGACATGGGCAAGCTCAACTATCCTGAGGAGAAACCTTCCATAAACATGTTTAGGGATTCTGGGAGTCACAACGGAGATGGGGAAATTGGTATCGAAACATTCACAGCACACTATGATGTTTCTCCTAAAACTGAATTTGGGCAAAATGTGTCCTCAAATCACTGTCAAGCTGGTTCTTATAAATATTGCAATCCTGAAATGCCATACAATGCTTGCATGGGTGCAAAGATCAAGGTACGGGCTGGACCAGGGAGTGGAATAAGTGCAAACAGATACCAAGACTACCATCAGTCACAGTCTAACTTTGCTTATGTGTCTAGAAAGGATGTTGGTATTTTAGGAGTAATGGGAAAAAGTGGCATAGGATCAAGAGGTCAGGATAATAATTTGCAGTTGCAGCAACCATATCCCAGTCTTTTACAAGAGGTCCTCCAAGGCTATCATTTAGATCGGCGCTATTGCCGTCCCGAACAAACATCTGGTAGTCATCATCAACCTCAAAATATGTCCCAGCATCATTATCATACTAGACTCCCCTACCGAATGACCGAAAACATGAGACCTCATGGAATGGACCAGTCAGCAGTGGGTGGTGCCAGTATTCATCAACAAATGGTCACAGGAAAGCATCACTCTCAAAATCAGGGACTAGACCATGAGGTGGGCCTTGGTCTTCTTCATCCCTCTTGGGATTCTGAAGCACAAAGGCCTAAGGGGGATCAAGGAATCTCATCAGAGAAGGGCACAATAACTATGTCTCCCAGCCATTCCACCCATATACAGCAATCCTCGGATCCTTCAATAGTAACTCCCCCTAAGCACATTAACTTGGCAGACTATTCCTTGCCCCACAGAAAAACCCCAAGCCTGGCTACTCCACCCTCTGCTGTCCAGCAGTTGCTTTTACAAGAATCTGACCAAGAATTATCTCGTAATTCAGAATCCATAAATCAAACCCAATCTCAGATGTCCTTGTGTTCAGAAAGGCGCTCAGTCATCTGTGATGTATCTCCATCACGACGGACCacttcagaaaaagaaagaagtcacTGTGGGATATCTGGATCCTCAGTCATTCAACACCCCCACTCATCCTCTGTATTAAGTGAGCAAGGGTGCACTAAGGAGGATGTAAAAGATAAAGAGCATGAATTGGAAAAAGCTTCTAAGGTAAATGCCAAAGAACTTGGAAAACAACTTGGAGATGGACAGAGTGTGATTTTACCCAAGGAAGAACCTAGTAAGTCCTTGCATGCGCACATGGAAGTTAATTCTGACTTGCATAAACAGAGTGGTGGAAAAGGGATTATTGATCCCTCCAGCAATGCCTTATATCACTCCAAAATTTCCTCTAATCCCCTTTCATCACCACCCAGATGCAAACCTTATTCACAGGCTGTAGATGGATCCTCTGCAGGTTTTCCTGCTTATGGTTTTAATGATGCAGCTGATGGAACCAAAATGAACGCACACCATCCATCTGCAAATTCATTCCATTCATTGTCATCTCCAGGTCATGTCCCACCTTCAGTTAACAAATTACAAGCATATTCTCACAATGTTCCTCTTCAGCACACACATGGCATCAGTGAACGATTTGACTGGTCAACCAGCAGTAATAGACATAAGGATGTGTCCATCCATCACAACTCTACCCAAAACCCTGACCAGAAGTTATCAAGACAACACTCATACCCTGGCTCTCACTATGATATGAAAATTTGGGAGTCCTATACTGAAAGAGAAGGAACTGGAAACCAGCAGCTACACTCTTTGGCTCCTTCTCACAAGTCTGTTGGATCTGTACCAGCCAGTGGTCCCAAGCCCCTGGAGGCAGATGTCTCCCGAGGGATTACAGAAGATTCAGCAAAGTCATATCATTCACCTGCAGCTGCTGGTTTAGGCAGTTCAGGTGGTTCAGGCAGCAGTGTTATTACCCCAAGTGTTCCCCAAGGACATCGACAGAACAAAACTGGGGGGTCAGCAGAGACTAACCCATTAATGATGAGGAGGAGAGTTCGCTCATTCATTTCTCCAATTCCTGCCAAAAGGCAGCATCAGGATTTTTCTGGCAACAGAGGTGTGTCATCTCATCACTCTCCTGTAGCCCATTCAGAATCTAGGCCTGTAAATGACATAAGTGATTCAAGCAGTGTAGACTCTCGTCCTAAACTAGCTTCTCCCAATGCACCATTTCAAACTCCATGTGCTAATTCACCCCCACAGGCAAAAACAAAGTTTCTACCGCCAAGAAAGGGGCGGGGATTAAAACTGGAAGCTATAGTTCAAAAAATCACTCCAAATAAAAAAGCCAGTTACAGTAATATCCACGCAGATGCTGATTATTCAGATGTATCACGTTACAGTTCTGATATACCTGACCCAGAAATTGGCGCACCCTTCTCTAATGCACCTCACAGAGAAAGTGGTTGTCTACCTTACCTTGATGAAGCTCACGCCTTGGATGATCTCTTGCCCTATAGAGCAGAAGATGCATATTCTTGTGATTCTCAAGTTCTTAAACAGGGTGTGACTGCGTCTACTGGTACTACTCTGAGAAATTTGCCAACAGACTTTGACTTTGGGTTAGGCACTGCTGGATCTTCAGGGCCTGGGCCTGACGAAGGTGATAAGGATGAGTTTACACTATTAGGACCCCTTCCCCCACCACCTCCATTGCCTCGTCCTGTTCAAGgttctcctcctccatcctcATCTGCTTTGTCCGATATACAACAATTTACTAACACTTACCAGCAGCTGGAGACAAGAAGAGGTGAGCAGTCTGCTGCTAACCTACTGAGGCAGAAACTTCAGGAGACTGGCATGGGTTTTGATGATTATCCTGGAGGGGATTTCTATGGAGCTACCCCACCCCATGGCCAAAGTCCAGGACACCACCTGCTCTCCAGACCTCCACATGAGTTATCCTCACCAAGAACAACAGCATCAGACTCCAAACTACAAGAAAGCTTTGTCCCCAAAGGTTATTTTCcttcaggaaaaaagaaaggacgACCAGTAGGaagtgtaaataaacaaaaacgtgTACAAGTCCAAGTACCGAGTGCCACTTCTAATGTAATGTCAGCTCCTCATACTCCTCCTGCTGGTTCTCTTCCTGCTACTCCTCAACCTGCATCAAATTCCAGCATGGCAGGAGAAGCAGTCATTATATCAACCCTACCTGAAGAGAAACCTTGCCCCTCTCTGGATCTTGCTGCACAGAATCAACCAGTAAAGGTGGAGGTGGAGGGCGACGGTGATGACAACCAGCCCGAGATGGATATGAAACCAATAAAACACAGGCAGAGAAAGGGAAAAGAGGTGACTGAAGGAACCGGCTCAAAAAGCAGACAGTGGAGGAAAAGTAGAGGAATGTCCTCTAAGGAAGAGCTGGATCCTCAGACTGTTGGTGTGGGAAATGCAGGGACTTTGCAAGACACTAGGAAAAACATTTTCTCACCATATGTACATGTTGAAAGGAAGATAACTGAGATTGGAGCTGTGTGTACAGTAGTCAATTCCGAAGATGAGAAATCAAAAGGAGGAGGCAAAAATGGTGCTTCTGGGGTTGATGGCATCTCAAATGTTTCTCTGATATCTCAGATGGtcagaaaagagagggaaattgAGAGGATGCAGGAAAAAGGGATTGATGATCCGAATGATTCCGTCATGCAGTCAGGAAAGTCTCTTCCCACATCTGGATACGTCCTCCCAGGCCCTGTGATGGCTGAGACTGGGCACACTGGTCGTTTGTTGTGTTGCCTTTGCCAGAAATGGGCAAATTTCAAGAATCTTGGGGATCTCTATGGTCCTTTCTACCCAGCCGATTATGCTGCCAAATTCCCGAAGAACCAACCCCAAGTTCGACAGATCTTGTCAAACACTGGGGCAGCCAACGCAGGGTCAAATCCATCTTCTGTATCAACAGAATTAACTGTCCCAGACATTCAGTCTGTATATCTTCCAGACATCAGTTCAGCTGACACCAGTTGTTCTGTAAGTCAAACCACAAACCCGGTGTCCCCTGCAGTGAGTGAAAACCTGCCGTGTCTCAGTACCACCACCAAGGCACCAGAGCAAAACTGGAATCTGATTCCAGAAGGGGTGCTCGCTACGTTAGACCCACCTGAACTAGAGAACGAGCTGACCCAGAGACGACAGCAGAAAGCAGAGGATGTACAGCAACGACCACAGCATCGAAAGCTGACTTCCCATCCACGTTTCAAGAGGAGACACAAATCTAGTGAGGACTTACCCCGCACGATTCCAATTAACAGCAAAGCTTCACTGCCTTTCCAACCTCCACCACCCAGCCTTGATTCCTTGGGACCTTTGGCTCAGCTCGCTCAGCTCCCGGTGGTGCCCTTAGATCCAAAGGAGCTTTGGGTCCATGAAAGCTGCATCATCTGGACTAGTGGTGTTTACCTGGTCAACGGGAGATTGTATGGCCTCCAGGAGGCGCTAGATGGTGCCAGAGAAACC